TCCTGCCAATTGAATTTCACTGGAAAGAAAATAACAAGCAACACTTTAGCATTAATTAAGACCCTTTGGTATGTTTCCCTTATTTGGAAATGATTTTTATGTTTCAGGACTTAAGCTTGTGCTGATAAGCTACACTTGCATGTGGCTCTACAACATTAGGGCAACAAATGTataatataaaattaatattcacaGCTCTTGCAGAACAACAGTAAAAAAGTGAACGTAGGTTAAACcaaaaactaacaaacaaaTCACATCAGTTACAAAGCTGATATTTTGACAACAACTGTTGACATTTGAGTCACTTTTATACCCTTATACTGCTTTGATCAGCTGTCAACCAGAAACAGTCCAACTGAGACATCTATGTCTGTACACTAATGACTCGGAAGGCTCAAACAGATTGAGAGACAGACCTATCTTGTCGTTAACTCTGTCCAATCAAACTGAGTCGAATGTCCAGATCATATTATTTAAGTTAAATCTGTTTTAAGATGGTCTCAGTAAATACTTACCAAATTTATCCCTCCTCTCTTTCGATTTTTGAGCTGTAATAATGAAGTCAAAGAACTCTTCGATTGCATATTTCTTGTAGCAGGTGGACAacccatgaatacaaacttcaGTTCGTAAAGTAAATCTACCATATTATTACAATTTATGATACATTATTCAACTCGCATCAGTTGCATAAGAATTGTCGTTAAGTTGTTTAAAGGATACCGATTGCCGCATTTCCTGTACTCTGTGCACGGCAAAGAAGCAGAGTATTGTCTCCTGGTGTTAGGAAACGTCTTAAAACTCGTAGATAAGCCATAACGCAAATTTCAGATGATTTCGCAGATTTTCACAAATCTTTATCACAAAATTTTAGTCAGCAGTTTCTAATATTTCTCCAAGAAACGTCAAGTAAGAGCCCCTTTTTGTAGCAGTGTAAAAAGCGTCGCGTACATAAAGCACTTTCCTGATCCTAAGTTACATGTGAAGATGGCCGACAGTTTCGGCGAAGACCTCTTTGCTGTTTTCGAGGAAAATCCGGCCCCAGTTATCAACAGAAAGAcggaaaatgagaaaaaagtCGGCGATAGTTCATCTGCAACTGAAGACTCGGAAGGTACCTCGAAATTTGGCGAAAAGAGGCAGTTTAAACCCGATGTTATCGACCTTGCGTTGgatgaaaatgaagcaaagaaagcaaaatttgacgatttggACAGGTAATTAGTGATTGCATGATTGCATTATGCCTCTGAAGACAGTTTTATTTTACCAGGAAACACAAAATGTAAAAACTGAAGGTGTTATATATAACGGTGGAAATATGGAAGCGGGCGCGAGCACCGTTATATTAGTAAAATGAAGTGTCACTAATTTCCTCAGCTACTATTGTTATTTGTCTTTTTCTACAAAGGCTTCTAGCTAAGTGGAAGGGGCTAGTCCTGAATTTTGTAGCTGCTCCTATGAAGATTTGCACTGAAGAAATATGGAGAAATAAAatttgcaataataattgtcaATGCAATAGGCTGTGAGATCACCATGTCGTATGGAACCTGGGAAGGGAATGTTTaggcaatagaaaacgttttccgtgtttgcatagcctgatataaacactagAGGGGTTATGAGAATTTGAGACAGTTAAGCAAACCAGAGACGGTCCTACACTAGAACTAAGTGTTACAGTGATCATTGTAATTAGGAGGATACAAACACTCACGAGAAACACTCACACTCACTTTATTTTAACAACTGCAAAATTAAATAGAAAGACCATTGTAGCCCACAATTAGCAATGATATTCTAGGAGAGCTACTTAAACTAAAAACAAAGATCTATATAATTAAGCTCAAGAAACAACACTATGATAACGAAACCTGAAAAAAACTACGTAGGAGCAGGTGAACAtcaaaaatgaaaggaaatagtgagcaagaaaagcaaaatgatatgaaatacaataaaaaaatagcaataaataAAGAACTAAGACTAAGCTAGTTTAGGAGCTACATAGAGGTGCTTAGAAAGTTCGATGTAGTGCATGTCAACATTAATCTGCTCATTTTTAAGAATCTGCAAAAGTAAGTCGTTCAAAGAGTCTTTTCTCAGTTCACAATTTTCTAAGGGGATGCCATTCCATATTTTTATACCAGTTCTAGAAAAAGAAAGGAgctttttatttattcaattcttacttgttataattaattttggtacaaaaggaaacaagatacagtaataattattattaatgatttatcaataataatattaataacaggTATTAAGagttaataattgttaataagtTATCAATTATTGATACAAGAAGAAAGAGGAGAAATCTACTGTGAAAATTATAATTTTGTTCTCCTTTGCCTTTCAGCTTTTTAGAAACAATACCTCGCGTAAATGTGATGAGTGTTGAGACAACAGAAGCATGTACTCATGAGGTGAATTCTTTGTACACAAGGCAGCTGTTATTACTGTAATACTTGTCATTCTTTTATCAGTACGGTATGTCCTCTTACTGataataaaaatatcattttgtCATAACATGGCAAAAGTGTTGTGATCCACAAATGCAGAAAAGATGTCTGAGTTCATTCGCTACTGATGACATGCTTACTGCACCtcttattacttagaatatcgtatttaaccacgctggtcCTGAAGAtataactaagcaacatttctgtgaaATACTCTAAAGAAAATTGTGATTCCGTCTCTGGGGAATATCAGATTGAAATTGGCAGAGTTCATTGTGGGCTCAGATTCTATTATTACACTCACTCGCTTACTCACTTTGAAGGACAGCATACAGTAGTTTatgcctaagaggcagtaagctacaaaattGTAGACTGTCTTCATCTTTAgctgtatgttttgttttgtggtgTGGAAATTTTTGAGCTAATGGATGgatgtttttggctttttccaAAAGGTTGCTGTCCCTGAGGGATGTGAACATGTCCCTTTGACGAAAAAACCAGCTAAGCCAGCAAAGGTATTGGAGTTTAGCTCCTTAAAAAGACAGCTAATATGGTGGAGAACTTCTGTCATTTTCTCCACTCTCCTCTACTTTGTATAAGAAGAGCgtcagcattttttttctctgtgtTGAGTAGTTTGTGGAGATTGTTCAGTCGTGAGAGCAACCTCCATTTTACCAATTTAACAACAACCGCAACTTGAGCAATAACATTACTGTAATGATGATAACCAAACGCTGATAATGACAGCGATAGCATTGAAGTGCAAAGAAGACTGTGATAGTTGTGATCATGgttagaaaaaacaaaagaggcTGGATGTCGTAGGTTATGCTTTCTTTGTGAGATAGAAGGTAACATTGCAAGGCATTGTAAACCACAAATTACTTCTACTACTGTGAAATATTGATTTAATGTACATTGTATTTAATgtacattcgctctgacaaagggctaacactcgaaacatcatctttccaaatctttcacagcgGTAAttccacctttatcaacttgtttgataaaaccaattttttgctTCAGTcgcccaccgacgcagtaccacagtttctttagaaactagaaatccatctaATGTACATGTATATCTGTCTGATGAACTCTCAGTGTATGTTGTATTCTTAAACCTAAGGAAAAGGAGTAACAGTTGTCGTCTTTCAgctttttgttaaaattaaggTTGAAGATTACAATAATCACTACAATAGTAACCACattaataaattgaaaattattgttaattgcTGCGAATTAAGCTTAATTTATGCCAGATATTTTCACTTCAGTTACTCTGAAGTAGTGTGTGACATGATTTGTAGTGCGTGATGCAACTGGTAATTTTGAGTGGTACTGTAATTGTTATGTCACACATGTGGCCTTTCATtgccttgataaaattaattcCTTGAAGTAATGATTCAGTAGGAAtaataaaggcaaaaaaaaatgtttttgtttttttttttttcaggaatatCCGTTCATTTTGGATCCTTTCCAGAAAGAATCACTGAAATGCTTGGAAAACAACCAATCTGTTTTGGTGTCTGCACACACATCTGCAGGAAAAACAGTTGTTGCTGAGTATGAGAATACttcattaattaaataaaatgttGCTTTATTGTCTCTTGTTCACGAGAATAACATTTTTTGAAGTATGTCAATTTTTTTACCCTTGACTAAGACAGataatgaaatgaaaatgcaaCTCAAATGTCTTACATGTTCACTACAGCTGCTGGCAATGTTGTTTATCCAGAACCTCACCATGTCTAAAATACTATGAAACCTCTTATTTTGTGGCGATTGTAAATTTTTGCACCATGTATATGATTCTTCCAGTTGAGAGTAAATGGCTAATTAAATTCATCCCCAATTGATGAGGTTGGGAACTAGTGCCATCAGAGGTTAGTGGGGGCCCTGCACAAATACCAGGCACAACAGGGAGGTTCCATGGTAACCCTGTGAGtgggaaccagccctgcaagcAGCCATCACTGTCACACTaaaggaacttcagtggagaAACTTACCTGACCCAGTGCCTAGACTATGAACGACTTAGTACTGAGTTGGCAAAATAGGCAACCAAAGCTGTGATCCACAAAGCTCAACTgagcaagcaaactgcaaatgtggtgaccaaagcagtgatccatcCAAGGTAGTGATACACCAAGATCAGCGCAGCAGacaactgcaataattattagggGGATTAGAGCTCACCTGCAAGCACATTGCAAGGCAAGCCCTTGCAGCCACCCCACAGGTCATAGAGACTGCCGGACACATTGGCTCAAGATTAACTTAGTCTAAATTACATGTAGCCACATACCCTAAACTCGTTATGTTAATTTGTAGATATGCCATTGCTATGTCGCTGCAGAACAAACAAAGGGTCATCTATACAACTCCTATAAAGGTATGGCGAACATACTAGGGTTGATGCAAACTACAGAAAGAAAACAGTGCAGTTATTGCTCTTATGTTATTGTATTTTTATGATGCTGTTACATAAATATTTTCATTTGGCTGAGAGTTCATCAAGTCCTGGAAACATTTCATGTgaaattattcttctgtttACAGTATTTAATGATTAGTAAACACAATGCTAATTTTATGCAAGATTTGACATATCGTTATACCACTCTTAATTTGACTGTCctaattttaaattaattttgtgtgtcaGTCAAGTTGTGAAGTTTTTTTGGAACAGTTTTGTAGTTATTTCACACTTGGTATAGCCAAATACTGCCACATGTCATCCTACTATTTCTCATACAAATggtgttgtttatttttatttgaaggCTCTAAGTAACCAAAAATACAGAGAATTGTACGAAGAATTCCAGGATGTTGGCCTGATGACAGGAGATGTGACTATCAACCCCAGCGCTAGCGCACTTGTCATGACAACAGAGGTAAGTTACTTGGCACAAACTTAAGCCAACAGGTTGCTGAAGCATGCAGTTGCCAAAGGAGCCGTATCAGGGACTGTGCGGAAGAAATCCTGCTGGGAATTCAGTCACTTAAGTAGCTGAACCACTGCCTCCAAAGTGAACATCAGTGAATTGATACATGAACATCAaattaaaatattgtacatGCTACGTAGATTGAAGATGAGATGTTGTATAGTTAAATGTTATAAAATATACATTCACATCTTTTATCATGAGACCACGACATGTCCAAAAAAACTTTTCATATAAGTTACAAACCACATGTATAAAAAGTAACCTTAACTTCAGTACTAAGCTTCTCAGTAATCAATACCCATTTAACTTTCCCTGGTGATGTAAGAATGATTGGTTGTAATACAAAAtaaatgtattgttttttgTGTGTGCAGATTTTACGTAACATGCTTTACAGAGGGTCTGAGGTAAGCACTAGCTACTGTTATATGGCCTTCATCTTTAGTTGAGTTCATATAaagtttttgtttcactctcaaTATAAAGTTCAGATTGATACCTtgtctaataataattattgttgcttttgttttacTCTTAAGCCAAATCatgaataaaatttaattattataatggtTATGAAAATAAGTAAAGAATCAGGCTAGTTAAGCTGAATTAATTTCACCTGAATTTTCCTGACTGACAAGATTTACAATGTGAGTGGACCGCTTGCAAAGGATTTGGTTTATGAACTGTAGTGTACCTATTCTGATATGTACACAGATGTAAAAAAGAAAGTTGAAGGGGCGTAAGCTGTTACAGGCTTGGATTTTCCCTCTACCCTCTTACATTTCCCTTTTTATACAATGGAAATGTTGCCTGTCACCAATGCATTTTGACACCCCTGATGGTACATTTAAGCTTATTGTTGGAATGCTATTAAATTATTTGCTGGTTTGTTCTTTTCTCAGGTAATGAGGGAAGTAGCTTGGGTTGTGTTTGATGAGATTCACTACATGAGAGATAAAGGTATACTATTTGAGGTAGCAATGTACCCGCTTGTTGTCTTAATGAACACTCTTGAAATTATACAGTCAGATTAATAGACCACTTAgtatcaaaaataataattctttgCCATGGAAGTAAATTGTTGACAAAATAATGAATCTTATAGGTGGCTTGTTTCCTTAGACATGAAATTCACCTGCATTGTCTCTCATGCGCCACCCAGGGCTCAGGTGTTGGAAAGCTGATTAAGCTAATCATGGATTAGTTGAATtgaaattgtgaataatttactgCTCAAAGAagacttttcacaagattttgaCCTTGAGGTTATAAATTGGACTCTTCTTTTCACTTATCCTTAATTATGACTGTGAAGGTGATGTGTAGTCTGCTGAGAGTAGCAATAAAATTTTTGTGATGCAGAAACCAAGAGAAACTGTCAGCTTGTGTGCAAGTTTACTCAATGAAttaaattgttattgttatgagTCTCTGTTGGACCTTGTGTTCTTGGTCTTTTTTGATAAAGTTTTCTTCTTTCTGACTCCTCTTTCGTTGCATCGATTTTGAATCCTAAGTTGCAAATTTTCTCCGATCTGAACCTTTTGTCCACAAAATTGCTGTGTGTGGATATCAACCATCAGTAAATTTATTGGTCCTAGATGTTATAAGCTTTTTGTTTTATGTGATTGCTGGCTTAGTTCACGTTCTTTATTTTCAGAGCGTGGTGTTGTGTGGGAAGAAACCATCATACTTTTACCTGACAATGTACATTACGTCTTTTTATCTGCCACAATTCCAAATGCCAGACAGTTTGCAGAATGGATTGCTCATCTTCATAAACAGGTAACTTCTTTTAGAAACCACCACAATGAATAACAACAACCTTTTTGTTTAAAATCAACttgtttttttgtcaatttgttgCCTTTAGGCTTGTCATGTTGTGTATACAGATTTCCGACCCACTCCTCTTCAGCATTATATTTATCCTGCTGGTGGTGATGGATTGTTCCTTGTGGAGGATGAGAAGGTACAAACTGAAGTCGTTTTTTTGCCACTTATGGCCTTGTTACTCTTTGAAATTGTCTTTACTTTTAGGAGTAAGATGTTACTATGGAAAAGTAATTGCCGTGGCTTCTATTTGCTCTAAGTTTGTACAATGTACATCATTAATTTATAATGAACATTGTGGTaataaatattaacaaaaattTGCAATTGCTGATGTGAACTGTTTTTCTCTAGGGAGGGCTATTGTTCATAACATCACCTCTGGAATCTTCTCTTAAAGCTAAAATAACATTTAAGCAACTAACTTTGCTTGACCAGGCAAGAATGAGTAGGAATGAGATGAGCAATAGAAATTGGTTAGTTCATCCAGGCTTCATACCTGGTCTGGTTACATAAAGAGAAGTTGAATGTGTTGTCATACTGTATCTTTGTGATATTGAGTGTATTGCGTTGTGTTCTCAACTGTCTAGGGGGAGTTTCGGGAAGAGAATTTTCAGAAAGCCATGGCTGTGTTAAGAGAGGGGGGAGCAGAGTCTTGGAATAAAAGAGGGCGCAAAGGTGGAACTAAAGGTAGGggaaaaaattaatggttgATATTCCATTGAGGATCAGGAAAAAAAGTGGAATTTTCCACTGGTTGAGTGAAAGGAAATCAGTGGAAAATAATTGTTTCTCACACACCACTAGGACCTGGGAAGTGGAGTCAGGTGACCTTAGGCaggcagtttttttttgttggatgtgatgaaacaaatgaaagataAGGTGAAAATTGGGTTCAATATTACCAGGGATATTTCTGTACACCAAAATGGCCACAGTGACCTCATGTTAAGGTGATCTGTTGCTAAACATAACATTTACTGAGAAAaaatgaactaaaaaaaaatcgttataaaTGGTAAAACGtatttataattatataatctaaagtgctttatagggatttacTCCATTGAGAAAAATGGTACCTCTATGcatgaaaaataattgcaataattttaCATGTGTTTGAGATTGTCAATCTGCTGCTGACATGTCACTCTCTATTTAGTCCATAGAATGAATGGCAAcatgttctctttttgaaacatgaATAAAGTTAACTTCTTCTTAGTGAGGTTTTTATATAGTATAATTATAAAGTAATACATGGTTTCTTAGTGATAAGGAATTTCTCTTGCtgtgttcaactcaatatctcacaaatgagatatcgagttgaacacttaaagagaaattccatatctctggTTGCCCATGCATTATTCTCTATGTAacagttgttttattttccttttttttttttaggtccTTCAAGCTGTTATAAAATTGTGAAAATGATCATGGAGAGGAATTTTCAACCTGTTATCATTTTTAGCTTCAGCAAGAAAGAATGTGAAGCATATGCTCTGCAGATGTCCAAACTTGATTTCAATTCAGGTGAGATGAGATGCATTGGTGGAGTAACAAAGCTGCCCTCGTCATCAAGCACCATTACCAATACCCTTATCAATCCAGCACACTGCAGAATTTTCGCCAATTATTACTGGGACTCCTTCCTTCCTCACAAGTGAATGGTCCATTGGAAGAGTTTTCCTAGACCACGTTTTGTCGATGAAATTTAAATTgagattttaattttggacTTAAGTCAGGCCAACAACAAGGACCTTTCTGAAATATACCTTTAACTGGTAACTCATTTTGAGTGATAATGATTGCAATGAGGATgataaattttgatttttgtccTTATTTCAAGCAATTAAACCTGGAAAGTGTGCGCCAATCTTTAATGAGTGCATTTTATTCTGTAACatgcttttttcttctgtttttgatCTTTAGCTGAGGAGAAAAAGCTTGTGGAAGAAGTCTTTAACAACGCCATTGACTGTTTATCCGACGACGACAAAGCGCTCCCTCAGGTCTGTTGAAATGAATGTCATAAAGGTCACATCTACAGAGTTGGTTAAAAtctttcattgttgtttttgtctccGTGTATGCAGGTAGAACATGTCCTTCCCCTTTTGGTTCGTGGCATTGGTATCCACCACTCAGGGCTTCTGCCAATTCTAAAGGAGACAATTGAAATCCTTTTCTCAGAGGGATTAATCAAGGTAAAGGCCTCTTATACTGAAAATTCTATACCAAACTTAGATCTCTTCATGAAAGAGCATGTATGTATGAGTGCTGTAGACAGCACGTATGTTGGTAACAAGTTTATTTCAGGGTTATTGTGTTCCATGACATGTTTGCAAACACTAATTTTGActcaaaacaagaaacaagcTTTGTGGTAATGTTTTGATGAATTGAACATTTGTAACAAAGTTCATTCCCGTATTCTTGGCAGTCTAGCCTGCTAAACACACCAGCTTATCACATAATATTAAAGAGTCTGTACAGGCCTAAAACACTCAAATTTTTCTCTGATATGAACTTCCCTGATGCATATTCCAATAAACTGGTAGGTTTATTCTTTGCGAAGTCTTTTCTACTTGGTAAGATTTTTACCCTCTTTGTAAAGTCaatgtaatgataatattattatgcatCATATTCTTTTGTTGTGATCAGTTTTTGATCTTGCTAGGCTCTCTTTGCCACGGAAACTTTTGCTCTTGGTCTCAACATGCCAGCAAGGACAGTTGTGTTTACAAATGCTAGGAAATTTGATGGCAAAGATTTCCGATTTGTGAGTGTTTAAAAGAATCTATATTAATACATAGTAATAACATAACTCGAATGAACttggctcttttttttttttgagctgGCTGAGAACTGTTGctaagaagttttttttttttgttcagatcACTTCAGGAGAGTACATTCAAATGAGTGGCAGAGCTGGAAGGCGTGGTATTGATGACAGAGGGATCATTATTTTGATCATAGATGAGAAAATGGGTCCTGATGTTGGAAAAGGACTACTTAAGGTATCGGTTGAACTAGAACTAAGGCTAATCTTCAGTGTGAGTGATTCAGACAGTTATGAGCACTGCTTGAACAGGAGGGAGAGAAAGGCTTGAGAAATTCAGGTCTGAACAGAAGTCAaagcctgacctctgcgatatcccatgcagtgctctaccagttgagctatcagacaAACTAGGAGCTGGTCTGATTTTTTCTGGCCTTGCTCTCACCATTGCTTAAGTagtgttcataactgcaaggatgaGTTATTCTGAAATTGTTTTAATCTGCAGCTCAAATACATGAATTCAcatcaacaacaagaacaatgttttattgttaattattttaagaTTTAATGTAATAATCCTGTGCAACCTGTAGGTAAACTGTAGTAGAGCTAATTGAGGCATTTTGCGGTTTTAAATCAAACATCATTATCAGAACACAAATAGATAAAAAGGGTAATTAGTTAAATGAGcatatgaatgaaatgaaatagcAAAAAGAATACATAAATGAAGTCATTGcacaagaaacaaaaggaatCAAAGAAAACGGAGAGAAACTAAGGCTGTTTTATTGCATTAAAATCACAGGTTGTCATCAAACATGGTCAGGTAACTCATGTTTATCATTATTAtggttatcattaattttgttaccaGGGTCAACCGGATCCGCTTAACAGTGCTTTCCATCTCACATACAACATGGTGTTGAACTTGCTACGCGTGGAAGAAGTGAATCCTGAGATCATGTTGGAGAAGTCCTTTTGCCAGTTTCAGAACTATGCTTCTGTGCCAGGAATGATAGATAGTATGTACTTATCTctgattcatttttttcaagTATCAGCTCTTGCATCCAATTAAACAGCAACATCATCAAAAGCTATGTCCCCGCTTAAACAGCAACATCATCAAAACCGATGTCCccgtttaaccctttccctcccatgggtgccaattggcacttataaaTTTTGCTCTGTCTATCTTAGTTTTTTCATTCCCTCATGTTTCCTATCTTTCTCATCCTTCTAAGAACTGAAAGCTTTGGAAGCGGAAAGAGACTCATTTCAAATCCCAAATGAAGAATCTATCACAGCTTATTATAGGATCAGACAACAGCTGAAAAAACTGGCCAATGACATGCTTGTGAGTACTGAATGCTTCCATGTCAGCTTATCACTTTCGATTAGCACCAACTTTCTCCATACAGTATTCACTTGTGGAAGTCAAAAGACCTTGAGAATGTTGATAGTGATCACAAAATGTAGTTAAACATCTGCAGTGGTCCAGCAATTGAAGAGTAATATTACCCTTATAATTCAATAGCTCTTATTGGTTTTGTTCTTAACCACACTCAAGCATTTATTCAAGACAAAATCTTTGGGTGATTGATGAATTACTGTAGTACCAGGCgcccatttctcgaaagtcccgaaacttttcgggcgcatttcgggtgacatagttctctttgtatcttcaaaacgaggACGTCTCAggtcacgaaactttgcagttattttaatttttctccccttaacaacatatgaaaagaccagctttacagaatgagcgAGTCGGACTTTTAGGAAAgtcttttcgggcccgaaaagtttt
This window of the Acropora muricata isolate sample 2 chromosome 14, ASM3666990v1, whole genome shotgun sequence genome carries:
- the LOC136898839 gene encoding exosome RNA helicase MTR4-like isoform X1, with protein sequence MADSFGEDLFAVFEENPAPVINRKTENEKKVGDSSSATEDSEGTSKFGEKRQFKPDVIDLALDENEAKKAKFDDLDSFLETIPRVNVMSVETTEACTHEVAVPEGCEHVPLTKKPAKPAKEYPFILDPFQKESLKCLENNQSVLVSAHTSAGKTVVAEYAIAMSLQNKQRVIYTTPIKALSNQKYRELYEEFQDVGLMTGDVTINPSASALVMTTEILRNMLYRGSEVMREVAWVVFDEIHYMRDKERGVVWEETIILLPDNVHYVFLSATIPNARQFAEWIAHLHKQACHVVYTDFRPTPLQHYIYPAGGDGLFLVEDEKGEFREENFQKAMAVLREGGAESWNKRGRKGGTKGPSSCYKIVKMIMERNFQPVIIFSFSKKECEAYALQMSKLDFNSAEEKKLVEEVFNNAIDCLSDDDKALPQVEHVLPLLVRGIGIHHSGLLPILKETIEILFSEGLIKALFATETFALGLNMPARTVVFTNARKFDGKDFRFITSGEYIQMSGRAGRRGIDDRGIIILIIDEKMGPDVGKGLLKGQPDPLNSAFHLTYNMVLNLLRVEEVNPEIMLEKSFCQFQNYASVPGMIDKLKALEAERDSFQIPNEESITAYYRIRQQLKKLANDMLTYIHKPKNSLPYLQPGRLIQVKNNDCDFGWGVVLNFQKKANQKSGPVKSEPLYVIEALLNCSSKSVKSADGETPMPCGPDEKGEMQVVPILLHLVQAISAVRLYIPKDLRSLDSRQGVGKSLQEVKRRFPDGLPLLDPIEDMGIKDNGLRSVVRKTEMLEHRMFTHPLHKDSSLESLYGQYEQKAKVIAQIKLVKKELKKTKTILQLDELKCRKRVLRRLGYATAADVIELKGRVACELSSGDELLLTEMIFNGVFNELTVQQCVALLSCFVFEEKCDELPKLTEELAGPLRQMQESARRIGKVSEEAKLNINVETYVEKFKPNIMDVVFAWANGASFAQICKMTDAFEGSIIRAMRRLEELLRQMCQAAKAIGNTELENKFAEGIIKIKRDIIFAASLYL
- the LOC136898839 gene encoding exosome RNA helicase MTR4-like isoform X2, translating into MADSFGEDLFAVFEENPAPVINRKTENEKKVGDSSSATEDSEGTSKFGEKRQFKPDVIDLALDENEAKKAKFDDLDSFLETIPRVNVMSVETTEACTHEVAVPEGCEHVPLTKKPAKPAKEYPFILDPFQKESLKCLENNQSVLVSAHTSAGKTVVAEYAIAMSLQNKQRVIYTTPIKALSNQKYRELYEEFQDVGLMTGDVTINPSASALVMTTEILRNMLYRGSEVMREVAWVVFDEIHYMRDKERGVVWEETIILLPDNVHYVFLSATIPNARQFAEWIAHLHKQACHVVYTDFRPTPLQHYIYPAGGDGLFLVEDEKGEFREENFQKAMAVLREGGAESWNKRGRKGGTKGPSSCYKIVKMIMERNFQPVIIFSFSKKECEAYALQMSKLDFNSAEEKKLVEEVFNNAIDCLSDDDKALPQVEHVLPLLVRGIGIHHSGLLPILKETIEILFSEGLIKALFATETFALGLNMPARTVVFTNARKFDGKDFRFITSGEYIQMSGRAGRRGIDDRGIIILIIDEKMGPDVGKGLLKGQPDPLNSAFHLTYNMVLNLLRVEEVNPEIMLEKSFCQFQNYASVPGMIDKLKALEAERDSFQIPNEESITAYYRIRQQLKKLANDMLTYIHKPKNSLPYLQPGRLIQVKNNDCDFGWGVVLNFQKKANQKSGPVKSEPLYVIEALLNCSSKSVKSADGETPMPCGPDEKGEMQVVPILLHLVQAISAVRLYIPKDLRSLDSRQGVGKSLQEVKRRFPDGLPLLDPIEDMGIKDNGLRSVVRKTEMLEHRMFTHPLHKDSSLESLYGQYEQKAKVIAQIKLVKKELKKTKTILQLDELKCRKRVLRRLGYATAADVIELKGRVACELSSGDELLLTEMIFNGVFNELTVQQCVALLSCFVFEEKCDELPKLTEELAGPLRQMQESARRIGKVSEEAKLNINVETYVEKFKPNIMDVVFAWANGASFAQICKMTDAFEGISDH